The following nucleotide sequence is from Emcibacteraceae bacterium.
GGTGGTTGCCGTTCTGGTGCTACGGGCAATGACGAAGGGTGTATGCAGGTCAAAATTTTCTGATCTGTAGGCAAATTTCCTCATTTTTTAAGCGCCTCCACGAATGAACTGACGCCGGTGATCATCGGGTCAAAGCAGGGTACCCCGAATTTTGCTTCAAGCTCGGCACGTTGTCTGTCGCCTTCTTCCTTGCTTAAGACCCGGCAGTTTAGGGAAATACCGCCAAGATAAGCATTTGGATTTGTCAGTTTTGCATGTTTCAGGTTCAGTTCAATACAGTCGGCCATATCAGGAATTGGCATATGGGGAAGGCCCTTGATATGCGCCCGGTTGGCTTCATGGCACATCACCAGAACATCCGGCTGTGATCCATGCAGCAGGCCAAGGCTTACCCCGGCAAAGGCCGGGTTATAAAGCGATCCCTGTCCCTCAATAACATCCCAGTGATCTTCTTTGTTGGCGGGGGAAAGTTCCTCTATCCCGCCTGCGATAAAGTCGGAAATGACCGCATCAATACAGATCCCATAACCGGCAATCATCACACCGGTTTGCCCGGTCGCCTTGAATTCAGCGTCATAGCCCTGTTTTTTCATTTCTTCGGTAATGGCTAGGGTCGTATACATTTTACCAACCGAACAATCGGTGCCAACGGCGAGAATGCGTTTGCCGCTTCTTTTTTCACCGGTGCCGGTTTTAAGATCGGTATAGCCATGACGGACATTATGAAGTTCGACACCATGTTTTTCTGCGGCCGCTTTAATGGCCGGGAATTCTTCCAGTTTGCGGTGAAGGCCGCTGGCAATATCAAGGCCGTTTTCAATGGCTTCAACAATATAAGGTTCCCACTCCGGTTCAACATAACCACCGGCATTGGCAAGGCCAAGGATGAATGTTTTTGCGCCTTTTTCTGCGGCTTCCTTAACGCTCATTTTCGGAAGGCCAAGGGTCAGCGGACTATTGCCTCCGGCAATTTCACCTAAACATACTTCTGGGTTCCATACGGCAATACCGCGTGATGTTTTAATGGAAAGTTCGTTGTCGCCACATCCCAGGAATAATAGATAAGGGGCTTTAAGCTGTTGTCTGTCGTTTGCATGTTTTGAAGTCATGAATAATCTCCTTTGAATATGGTTTCAGTGTATAAGGGATAATCCTCAAAAAAGCATATGAAATAATGGCGGTAATCTATAGCTTTAAGCTATGGACTTTGATATATACTGTCTATATGAATTTACGACAGATCGAAATATTCAATGCGGTATATGCCTGCGGCTCCATCAGTGATGCGGCACGCTTTCTTAATGTGGCGCAGCCAACGGTGAGCAAGGTGCTGAGACACGCCGAAGACCAGCTCGGTTTTTTGCTGTTCCGCCGGGTTCGTGGCCGCCTTGTTGCCACCAGTGAAGCCAAAATCCTTTATAAGGAAACGGAAGCCATTTACCGTCAGATCGGCAAGCTGAAAGCCACAGCGGAAAATCTTAAAAACCCGGCCGACGGAAAAATCCGGCTGGTTTCGGTGGCGGCGCTCAGTATTGAAATCCTGCCCAAACTGATCCAGCGCTACCGCGAAGCCAACCCGAAATCACAGTTTATTTATCAGACCGAACATTTTAGCGGCATGATGAAAACCTTGAATGAATATGACAAGGAAATCGGCTTTGCCCTTAACCCGTCGTCATTTGACGGGATTGCCGAAGTTAAAATCGGCGATGGCGAGTTGGTCTGTATTTACGGTAAGGGGGAATTTGATGATTATCCCGACCGCTTAAAGCTTGAGGATCTGATCGGCTTTAACTATGTCAGTATTGAGGATAGCGGCCCTTTAAGTGACCTGCTGGATCGGCATCTGAACGAACGGGGGATCAGCTATCATTCCAATATCATTGCCCAGACCTATTTTGTTGCCCGTAATATGGTTGCGCTTGGCAGCGGTATTGCCATTGTTGACCAATGTACCGCCAGCTCAAATAAGGCTGAAAATATCCGTTTTAAAGGGTTTAATCCGCCAATCCGCTATGATGTAAAGGCGTTATATGTGGCAGATCGGCCGCTTTCCAAATCATGTGCCGGTTTTCTTAAATTTGTGAAAAGCAATTTTGAGTATTAGTCAATTTTTTCGGCAAGTTCTAAAAACAGATCCCCGCGTTCTTCAAAATCCCTGAAGGCATCATAACTGGGTGAGGCGGGGGAAAGCACTATATAGCCGCCCACCGGCGTAATATCGCGGGCTAATGTAACGGCCTC
It contains:
- a CDS encoding DUF1611 domain-containing protein encodes the protein MTSKHANDRQQLKAPYLLFLGCGDNELSIKTSRGIAVWNPEVCLGEIAGGNSPLTLGLPKMSVKEAAEKGAKTFILGLANAGGYVEPEWEPYIVEAIENGLDIASGLHRKLEEFPAIKAAAEKHGVELHNVRHGYTDLKTGTGEKRSGKRILAVGTDCSVGKMYTTLAITEEMKKQGYDAEFKATGQTGVMIAGYGICIDAVISDFIAGGIEELSPANKEDHWDVIEGQGSLYNPAFAGVSLGLLHGSQPDVLVMCHEANRAHIKGLPHMPIPDMADCIELNLKHAKLTNPNAYLGGISLNCRVLSKEEGDRQRAELEAKFGVPCFDPMITGVSSFVEALKK
- a CDS encoding LysR family transcriptional regulator yields the protein MAVIYSFKLWTLIYTVYMNLRQIEIFNAVYACGSISDAARFLNVAQPTVSKVLRHAEDQLGFLLFRRVRGRLVATSEAKILYKETEAIYRQIGKLKATAENLKNPADGKIRLVSVAALSIEILPKLIQRYREANPKSQFIYQTEHFSGMMKTLNEYDKEIGFALNPSSFDGIAEVKIGDGELVCIYGKGEFDDYPDRLKLEDLIGFNYVSIEDSGPLSDLLDRHLNERGISYHSNIIAQTYFVARNMVALGSGIAIVDQCTASSNKAENIRFKGFNPPIRYDVKALYVADRPLSKSCAGFLKFVKSNFEY